A genome region from Urocitellus parryii isolate mUroPar1 chromosome X, mUroPar1.hap1, whole genome shotgun sequence includes the following:
- the LOC113177602 gene encoding germ cell-less protein-like 2 — MGILSSRILRCREPGTIDLQQSEAIAGPSYISSSRKRKQSGGYCSGLKSDTKKFQDQGENLQQVFSTNHRKKVKITSKYAYQNLFLNGENSDIKIRALGKIWYLHKIFLYQSDYFADMFRSSWEELHKDIIELDIRDQNIDIQSLHFVLGSLYRDEYFLIEPLQVPGVLATSCLLQVEDLIQQCNETMKDTINVKTVCSYYAAAETYGLDSVKTGCFEWLLHNLMTHPSAELYKEIGIELMDLLISSSNLLVIQKEMDIYTTLKEWMFLRLNPSWKGSMKQLLINTNNWLSRHRECGGYNTFLDTEEGISFKPVFKKLRFQHIICDLASTKVIEQDGLIPSEWLSSVYKQQWLTLLKAQQYREIGPRDINETELEGYSMRCGKRIIKDGKYSWKWSGYNFGFPLHVIFNSHYIIFKQNTFSQLCEDSACLQPLRNIAFRLTLVYFDASGKLNFSKTTGYKILTFSKDEEQVVMKLDSIVLNFPLYIFCNFLFISLENTEN, encoded by the coding sequence ATGGGGATCCTAAGTAGCAGGATCTTGCGATGCAGAGAACCAGGTACCATAGATCTGCAGCAGTCTGAAGCCATAGCGGGTCCCAGTTACATATCTAGCAGTCGGAAGCGTAAGCAGAGTGGTGGGTATTGTTCGGGTTTAAAATCTGACACCAAGAAGTTTCAGGACCAGGGAGAAAATCTACAGCAAGTCTTCAGCACCAACCacagaaaaaaagttaagattACATCCAAGTATGcttaccaaaatttatttttgaatggagAAAACAGTGACATCAAAATCCGTGCTCTGGGAAAAATATGGtatttacacaaaatatttttatatcaatcaGACTACTTTGCTGATATGTTTAGAAGTTCTTGGGAAGAATTGCACAAAGATATTATTGAACTGGATATTCGTGACCAGAATATAGATATCCAATCTTTGCACTTTGTACTAGGTTCATTGTATAGGGATGAGTATTTCTTAATAGAACCCCTTCAAGTTCCAGGTGTTTTGGCAACATCATGTCTGCTTCAGGTAGAGGACTTAATTCAGCAATGTAATGAAACCATGAAAGATACAATTAATGTGAAAACTGTATGTAGTTATTATGCAGCAGCAGAAACCTATGGGTTAGATTCTGTAAAGACAGGGTGCTTTGAATGGCTTCTTCACAATTTGATGACACACCCAAGTGCTGAGCTCTACAAAGAAATAGGCATAGAGCTTATGGATTTGCTCATCTCTTCCTCTAATTTACTAGTAATacaaaaggaaatggatatataCACAACACTTAAAGAGTGGATGTTTCTTCGTCTTAACCCATCTTGGAAAGGCTCAATGAAACAGCTTCTAATTAATACTAATAATTGGCTTTCCAGACACAGGGAATGTGGTGGCTATAACACTTTTCTTGACACAGAAGAAGGAATATCATTTAAACCAGTGTTTAAAAAATTGAGGTTTCAGCATATCATCTGTGACCTGGCCTCAACAAAAGTAATTGAACAAGATGGTCTAATACCTTCAGAGTGGTTGTCATCTGTTTACAAACAACAATGGCTTACCTTGCTTAAGGCACAACAATACAGGGAGATCGGGCCTCGAGACATCAATGAAACAGAACTTGAAGGATACAGCATGAGGTGTGGTAAAAGGATTATCAAAGATGGTAAATATTCCTGGAAGTGGTCAGGTTACAATTTTGGCTTTCCCTTACATGTTATTTTTAACAGCCATTATATAATTTTCAAGCAAAATACTTTCAGTCAGCTATGTGAAGATTCTGCCTGCTTACAACCTCTACGAAATATTGCGTTCAGATTAACTTTGGTATATTTTGATGCTAGTGGAAAACTAAATTTCAGCAAAACAACAGGCTATAAAATACTTACTTTTTCAAAAGATGAGGAACAAGTGGTGATGAAGTTGGATAGCATAGTTCTGAACTTCCCTTTATATATATTCTGCAACTTCCTATTTATAtcattagaaaatacagaaaactga